A section of the Humulus lupulus chromosome 2, drHumLupu1.1, whole genome shotgun sequence genome encodes:
- the LOC133816501 gene encoding uncharacterized protein LOC133816501, with the protein SSSSSSSSSSSSSSSSSNSSSSSSSSSSSSSSSTSSSSSRSSSSSSSSSSSSSSSSSSSSSSSSSSSSSSSSSSSSSSSSSSSRSSSSSISSSSSSSGSSRSSSSSSSSSRSSISSSSSSSSKSSSSSSSSSSSRSSNRSSSSSSSSSSSSSSSSNSSSSSSSSSSSSSSSSSRSSSSSSSTSNSTSSSSISSNSSSSSSSSNSNSSSSSNRSSSSSSSS; encoded by the coding sequence agtagtagtagtagtagtagtagcagtagtagtagcagtagtagtagtagcaatagtagtagtagtagtagcagcagcagtagtagtagtagtagtagcactagcagtagcagcagtaggagcagcagcagtagtagtagcagtagcagtagtagtagtagtagcagtagcagtagtagcagcagtagcagcagtagcagtagcagcagtagcagtagcagcagtagtagtagtagcagtagtagtagtaggagtagtagcagtagtattagtagtagtagtagtagtagtggtagcagtagaagtagtagtagcagcagtagcagcagtagaagcagcatcagtagtagcagcagcagtagcagcaaaagtagcagcagtagtagtagcagtagtagtagtagaagtagtaatagaagcagtagtagcagtagtagtagcagtagcagtagtagtagcagtagtaatagtagcagtagcagcagcagtagcagcagtagtagcagtagcagtagcagtagaagtagtagcagtagtagtagcactagtaatagtactagtagtagtagtattagcagcaacagtagcagtagtagcagcagcagtaatagcaatagcagtagcagcagcaatagaagcagcagtagcagtagcagtagc
- the LOC133818904 gene encoding uncharacterized protein LOC133818904 produces MPSSSSSVPLHLHPPSAPYFQTLLDSARPFLRGELESVDERLPSLVSVLRSVGAGECWHKHGSFLDHLVEMYRILKLWRAQDSVCLLGLFHSAYSNSYVNLAIFDPSTGREVVSKHVGEAAERLIYLFCVVPRQPLIHDDLLFHYTDSELIEHLKCSEISVQNAKQKCLFDEDEAWRKKIRSIVPANGVVVKHIKTGEDVLVSRRLVAIFLLTTMADFSDQLFSFQDCLFENFDGKLEFKGNDVPAGLWPGDGRPGLWLSSISRMGALYNLLVREEEIFGEERKRVGSEKVDEDRDGDLELMIPPVFKNCTRVLDAGEQIKARDLYWEAVCDMSKKGLERVEELLLGCIEKNPFVGEPHVVLAQHYMSQGRFEEAEREAEKGVTLILEWGSPWDKRMSWEGWIAWARVLLMKAKERSWPQTAWGILNLGLVR; encoded by the coding sequence ATGCCTTCGTCTTCATCATCCGTTCCCCTGCATCTGCATCCACCTTCAGCCCCGTACTTCCAAACCCTCCTAGACTCCGCTCGTCCCTTCCTCCGTGGCGAGCTGGAGTCCGTCGACGAGAGACTCCCTTCCCTCGTCAGTGTCCTCCGCTCAGTCGGCGCCGGCGAGTGCTGGCACAAACATGGTAGCTTCCTCGATCACCTGGTCGAGATGTACCGAATCCTCAAGCTCTGGCGAGCCCAGGACTCCGTTTGTCTCCTCGGCCTCTTTCACTCTGCCTACTCGAACTCCTACGTCAACCTCGCTATCTTTGACCCCTCAACTGGACGCGAAGTGGTTTCGAAACATGTTGGAGAAGCTGCAGAGAGATTGATCTACTTGTTCTGCGTCGTCCCAAGGCAGCCTCTGATCCACGACGATCTTCTGTTCCATTATACTGACTCAGAACTTATCGAACACCTCAAGTGTTCCGAAATTTCAGTTCAAAATGCTAAGCAAAAATGTTTGTTTGATGAAGATGAAGCGTGGAGAAAGAAGATAAGGAGTATTGTTCCTGCAAATGGGGTTGTTGTGAAGCATATCAAGACGGGTGAAGATGTCCTCGTTTCGAGGAGACTGGTGGCCATATTCTTGTTGACGACTATGGCCGACTTTAGTGATCAGCTTTTTAGTTTCCAGGATTGTTTGTTTGAGAATTTTGATGGGAAGCTGGAGTTCAAGGGGAATGATGTTCCGGCCGGTCTATGGCCCGGTGACGGCAGGCCAGGGCTTTGGTTGAGCTCGATATCGAGAATGGGTGCTCTGTACAATTTGTTAGTGAGAGAGGAAGAGATTTTTGGTGAAGAGAGGAAAAGGGTTGGTAGTGAGAAGGTTGATGAGGACAGAGATGGTGATTTGGAGCTTATGATCCCTCCTGTTTTTAAGAATTGCACAAGGGTTTTAGATGCCGGGGAACAAATCAAGGCCAGGGATTTGTACTGGGAAGCTGTTTGTGATATGTCTAAGAAAGGGTTGGAAAGAGTGGAGGAGTTGTTGTTGGGTTGTATTGAGAAGAACCCTTTTGTTGGAGAGCCACATGTGGTTTTGGCTCAGCATTATATGTCTCAAGGGAGGTTTGAAGAGGCTGAAAGGGAAGCTGAGAAAGGGGTGACCCTTATCTTGGAGTGGGGGAGTCCTTGGGACAAGAGGATGTCTTGGGAAGGTTGGATTGCTTGGGCTAGAGTCTTGCTTATGAAGGCGAAAGAAAGATCTTGGCCACAAACTGCTTGGGGCATTCTCAATTTAGGCCTTGTCAGGTAG